One Methanolobus sp. WCC4 DNA segment encodes these proteins:
- a CDS encoding LamG-like jellyroll fold domain-containing protein: MWWYTKLFGSIITALLIISIFSTIGFAEANVVLYDGDARKFTDAPDVIAYTNTEHTAPPSEFEITTSGATWPSGPIWRHDNVIALMDPSGWIEAKTTVATDTVGLQFWGDTNDGWARVLVDGSEVWTGSVYGSDVNYPGGAFVKYLEISGLERSTHTIRVECMGIKGAGGGDDVLVSFFGLEETSGTTTSSTAKGLVAHYTFDNNYADSSPYNNHGTPKGNMAFTSGVVGTSAASFDGKSHVEVQDSDSLDLTDDFTFSVWLNKEDAGVGGWAVVFSKGDTSSTSASNSPYALLHASGIHPGVRVAGQIVSSNINTNFNEWYFVTVTKEGSGLKFYVNGELKDTKTASSSIPESDTDLLIGIDPPGATEYFRGSMDDLRIYNYALSQSEINDLYESGDITPATDDVGSQTTAGFSGLVFESRSRPTGSSVQIPLTLSGVDEGIGNMDLTLNYDPSVLEATEVIKGGLTTDSLFDSNIIDGTIKISLADKNGFSGDGTIAYVRFDVIGAEGSSSDLEITKISANRASDLSTISIPSKDGVFKVVSMDDGLGDADGDETLTALDALYALQMAVDKIPDDMTLDMNGDGQISSIDARKILRIATGLE, from the coding sequence ATGTGGTGGTACACTAAACTATTTGGCAGTATTATTACTGCACTTCTAATAATATCCATCTTTTCAACAATTGGATTTGCAGAAGCAAATGTTGTGCTATATGATGGAGATGCTCGCAAGTTCACGGATGCACCGGATGTGATCGCCTATACGAACACGGAACATACGGCGCCTCCTTCAGAGTTCGAGATAACGACGTCAGGGGCCACATGGCCATCCGGTCCAATATGGAGGCATGATAATGTCATAGCTTTGATGGATCCTTCCGGATGGATCGAAGCAAAGACGACTGTTGCAACCGATACTGTTGGTCTTCAGTTCTGGGGTGATACAAATGATGGCTGGGCTCGTGTTCTTGTGGATGGCTCAGAGGTTTGGACAGGAAGTGTTTACGGTTCAGATGTCAATTACCCCGGAGGTGCCTTTGTCAAGTATCTGGAGATATCAGGTCTTGAAAGAAGTACACATACCATCCGTGTAGAATGTATGGGTATAAAAGGTGCCGGTGGCGGGGATGATGTGCTTGTCTCTTTCTTTGGGCTTGAAGAAACGTCTGGAACAACAACATCCTCTACTGCAAAAGGACTTGTAGCCCATTATACCTTTGATAATAACTACGCTGATTCATCACCTTACAATAATCATGGAACTCCAAAAGGGAACATGGCTTTCACCTCCGGTGTGGTAGGAACTTCCGCGGCTAGTTTTGATGGCAAGAGCCATGTAGAAGTGCAGGATAGCGATTCCCTTGACCTTACAGATGATTTTACTTTCTCTGTATGGCTTAACAAAGAGGATGCAGGAGTCGGTGGATGGGCTGTTGTCTTCTCAAAGGGAGATACTTCCTCTACATCTGCCAGTAACAGTCCTTACGCACTGCTTCATGCCAGTGGGATCCATCCAGGTGTAAGGGTTGCCGGTCAGATCGTCTCTTCAAACATAAATACAAATTTCAATGAATGGTATTTCGTTACTGTTACAAAAGAGGGATCCGGGCTTAAGTTCTATGTCAATGGAGAGCTCAAGGACACAAAAACAGCGTCATCTTCAATTCCGGAATCTGACACTGACCTTCTCATAGGGATCGATCCTCCCGGAGCAACTGAATACTTTAGAGGCTCAATGGATGACCTCAGGATCTATAATTATGCCCTTTCCCAGAGTGAGATAAATGATCTCTATGAAAGCGGGGACATAACTCCAGCTACTGATGATGTTGGATCTCAGACGACAGCCGGATTCTCCGGTCTGGTATTTGAATCCCGCAGCAGGCCAACTGGAAGTAGTGTACAGATCCCATTGACACTGAGCGGGGTCGATGAAGGTATCGGGAATATGGATCTCACTTTGAATTATGATCCTTCTGTTCTTGAAGCTACAGAGGTGATAAAAGGCGGTCTTACCACAGATTCCCTGTTCGACTCTAATATCATTGACGGGACCATTAAGATAAGCCTGGCTGACAAGAACGGGTTCAGTGGAGATGGTACCATCGCCTACGTGCGTTTCGACGTAATTGGTGCTGAAGGTTCGTCCTCTGACCTTGAAATTACAAAGATATCTGCTAACAGGGCATCAGACCTTTCAACCATCAGCATTCCTTCAAAAGACGGTGTATTCAAAGTCGTAAGTATGGATGATGGACTGGGTGATGCAGATGGTGATGAAACACTTACCGCTCTTGATGCGCTCTATGCTCTTCAGATGGCAGTTGACAAGATCCCTGATGACATGACACTGGATATGAATGGGGATGGCCAGATATCTTCCATCGATGCCAGGAAGATACTGAGAATTGCAACCGGGCTGGAGTAG
- a CDS encoding cohesin domain-containing protein, whose translation MENGRKTVSMVFRSITFLLVILIIGVVSAASTPTTFDVQDPSGNFNVRFTFPNGEGINAEYGYKIDGIDQDFVKINIKDESSLRDWESMGSVDAEIEVTGVKGKEWRSYYRHDMLDSEFNGGTLKQLWDDTTTISRALWWKTNPTVESGKYYFIEADPASGTSTLAFILMPTKDEIDTEKDTLQLLYEPPFPYLAETERLSSPDDIKGGELRAILTDDNGKAISGEIVHFYIKKGSTLHGTIVEPRMGPTSQPWKDIHPFLEDADLFSYVGYATTDSEGIARLNYILRGLMRSDVLADRLMTNGGRVEGTVKAVVVEKETVKGNDSWEQVWKVQKSATVPVEFEYLAQVVDIWGKGVPDSPPAGQLQYVVSGPGQVRVHRSLITPIRGTDQSVSEGFELMPGDIINIDGDTGVEVAWVNGDRIRMIVPKYVGVKEDQPVQSVNMLLCSDAYQSNFYTDYEKLSKAFAGVVYEEGTKTLIDTGKSLVPGAEALSTGYSHIINIIERSDEDYGKIDLSKYSIVTKIRVRSKIIVDATGENTDIYVIEGNPDILTVKGDEVTLTEGQMVSISDDGTMSEVQPFDTESALNEFYETTSDTPAVNGLVFESRSKPAGSSIQIPLTLNGVNENVGNMDLTLNYDSSVLEATEVIKGGLTTDSLFDHNIIDGTIKISLADKQGFSGDGSIAYVKFDVVGAEGSSSDLEITAMTANRADNYETIDIETHDGLFNVISMEEGMGDSDGDGVYTALDALYALQMAVDKIPRDPVMDVNEDGSVTSLDARNILKITVGD comes from the coding sequence ATGGAAAACGGTAGAAAAACGGTATCAATGGTATTCAGGTCCATTACATTTCTTTTGGTGATCCTGATAATTGGAGTGGTGTCAGCTGCATCCACTCCTACAACTTTTGATGTTCAGGATCCATCAGGAAATTTTAATGTCAGATTCACTTTTCCAAACGGCGAGGGTATAAATGCTGAATACGGATACAAGATCGATGGTATTGATCAGGATTTTGTTAAGATCAATATAAAAGATGAGAGTTCTTTAAGGGACTGGGAATCCATGGGTAGCGTGGATGCAGAGATCGAAGTGACTGGTGTCAAGGGGAAAGAGTGGAGAAGTTATTACAGGCATGATATGTTGGATAGTGAATTTAATGGTGGGACATTAAAACAATTATGGGATGATACAACAACAATAAGCCGTGCTCTCTGGTGGAAAACGAACCCCACTGTTGAATCAGGTAAATATTATTTCATAGAGGCTGATCCTGCATCAGGAACATCAACTTTAGCATTTATTTTAATGCCTACTAAAGATGAAATAGATACTGAAAAAGATACTTTACAACTGCTGTATGAGCCTCCTTTCCCATATCTTGCAGAAACAGAAAGACTCAGTTCTCCTGATGATATAAAAGGTGGAGAATTAAGGGCCATTCTAACAGATGATAATGGAAAAGCTATCTCAGGTGAAATAGTTCATTTCTACATTAAGAAGGGGTCAACTCTTCATGGAACTATTGTTGAACCGAGAATGGGTCCGACATCCCAGCCATGGAAGGATATTCATCCATTTCTGGAAGATGCAGACCTATTTTCTTACGTCGGGTATGCAACAACAGATAGTGAAGGCATTGCACGCTTAAACTATATTTTGAGGGGATTAATGCGCTCCGATGTACTTGCTGATAGACTCATGACAAATGGGGGCAGGGTAGAAGGAACTGTAAAGGCAGTTGTAGTCGAAAAAGAGACTGTAAAGGGTAATGATTCCTGGGAACAGGTATGGAAGGTTCAAAAATCAGCTACTGTGCCGGTTGAATTTGAATACCTGGCACAGGTTGTGGACATATGGGGGAAAGGTGTACCTGATTCTCCTCCAGCCGGGCAGCTCCAGTATGTAGTCTCAGGTCCCGGACAGGTAAGGGTGCACAGATCACTGATAACTCCGATCCGTGGTACTGATCAGTCTGTAAGTGAAGGATTTGAATTGATGCCGGGGGATATTATCAATATAGATGGGGACACCGGTGTTGAGGTAGCATGGGTAAATGGGGATCGTATTCGAATGATCGTTCCTAAATATGTTGGCGTTAAAGAGGATCAACCTGTCCAGAGCGTCAATATGCTCTTATGCTCGGATGCATATCAATCAAATTTTTACACAGATTATGAAAAGCTATCAAAAGCCTTTGCTGGGGTCGTTTATGAGGAAGGCACAAAGACTCTGATCGATACTGGTAAGAGTCTTGTTCCGGGTGCAGAAGCATTGTCTACAGGTTATTCTCATATAATAAACATCATAGAAAGATCAGATGAGGACTATGGAAAAATAGACCTTAGTAAATACTCGATAGTGACAAAGATCCGTGTCAGATCAAAAATAATTGTTGATGCAACTGGTGAAAATACAGATATTTATGTGATCGAGGGAAATCCTGACATATTAACTGTGAAAGGTGACGAGGTCACCTTAACTGAAGGACAAATGGTTTCCATTTCAGATGATGGGACCATGAGTGAGGTTCAACCTTTCGATACTGAAAGCGCATTGAACGAATTTTATGAGACAACTTCAGATACACCGGCTGTAAATGGTCTCGTATTCGAATCTCGCAGCAAACCGGCAGGAAGCAGTATTCAGATCCCATTGACATTGAATGGGGTCAATGAGAATGTCGGGAACATGGATCTGACACTAAATTATGATTCTTCTGTTCTTGAAGCCACGGAAGTTATCAAAGGTGGCCTTACTACAGATTCCCTGTTCGATCACAACATTATTGACGGAACCATAAAGATAAGTCTGGCTGATAAGCAGGGTTTCAGTGGGGATGGTTCTATCGCTTACGTGAAGTTTGATGTTGTCGGTGCTGAAGGCTCATCTTCTGACCTTGAGATCACTGCTATGACAGCGAACAGGGCAGACAATTATGAAACCATCGACATAGAAACACATGATGGTCTTTTCAATGTAATTAGCATGGAAGAAGGCATGGGTGACTCTGATGGGGATGGAGTTTACACGGCACTGGATGCACTCTATGCTCTTCAGATGGCAGTTGACAAGATACCAAGGGATCCTGTCATGGACGTAAATGAAGATGGGAGTGTAACATCCCTGGATGCAAGGAATATTCTGAAAATTACAGTTGGAGATTAA
- a CDS encoding PAS domain S-box protein — translation MSGINDIEGFHRKILNSIWIGVWAVDRNENITFFNKGMEYIFRTSGDRVLGTNVLQYIKEQSMRDQKHFCELFCRVKRTLKPAPYDSLSMITRNGSLTYQSGVLVPLIDDMGNYDGMVGTVEDITERKLIEKQTLDYLKTEKELENIYKSSPVIAFLWLAGDNRPVEYVSDNIHQFGYIPEDFTSGKMDYSDMIYPDDLGPLMFHIRKHEAEGNDYFSQQYRILTKKGNVRWVSERSLIVRDENDVPAYHQGIVVDITVQKRSHEALLEAEKKYRLIFENSPLGIFDFDKEGIVRHCNDSLIKILGLPKEEIIGFNLMTSLRDEKMKAAFESVLSKNSGYYEGEYRSTTVDKTTPIRACYSPNISEAGSIVGGIGIIEDITERKKAEEALKEYTQELARANEELKSLDRMKDEFLSNVSHELNTPIVSIKGYSTLVCDGTLGDINDKQKDALMVVLRNTQRLIHVVNSLLYISMIQTGSLECRFEDVSISDIIDNVTDDMMPLIRQKGLSLQKDIPADLPSVRGDREKLALLFTDLLDNAIKFNDPDGQIILEAEEERQEGKEEQGTIHIRITDTGIGIPEELIPKIFQRFYQVDSSAKRKYGGTGLGLYVSKSIVDEHKGRIWIESEKDAGTTVHVMLPEA, via the coding sequence ATTTCCGGTATAAATGACATTGAAGGCTTCCACAGGAAAATACTGAACAGTATATGGATCGGAGTCTGGGCTGTCGACAGGAATGAGAATATAACATTTTTCAATAAAGGGATGGAGTATATCTTCAGAACTTCCGGTGACAGGGTTCTGGGCACCAATGTTCTGCAATATATAAAGGAACAGAGCATGCGTGACCAGAAACATTTCTGCGAGTTGTTCTGCCGGGTTAAAAGAACACTCAAACCTGCCCCCTATGATTCCCTTTCAATGATCACAAGGAATGGAAGCCTGACCTATCAGAGTGGTGTTCTTGTACCTTTGATTGATGACATGGGCAACTATGATGGGATGGTTGGTACTGTAGAGGATATTACGGAAAGAAAGCTTATTGAGAAGCAGACACTGGATTACCTCAAAACGGAGAAAGAGCTGGAGAATATCTATAAGAGCAGTCCTGTGATCGCTTTCCTGTGGCTTGCCGGGGATAACAGGCCGGTGGAATATGTGTCGGACAATATACATCAGTTCGGTTACATACCTGAGGACTTCACATCCGGGAAAATGGATTATTCTGACATGATCTATCCTGATGACCTTGGACCCCTTATGTTCCATATTCGAAAACATGAGGCAGAAGGTAACGATTACTTCTCCCAGCAGTATCGTATACTTACAAAAAAAGGTAATGTCCGCTGGGTCAGCGAAAGGTCACTTATCGTGCGTGATGAGAATGATGTCCCTGCTTACCATCAGGGTATAGTGGTCGACATAACGGTACAGAAAAGATCTCACGAGGCATTGCTTGAAGCCGAGAAGAAATACCGCCTGATATTTGAGAACTCTCCCCTGGGTATATTTGATTTTGATAAGGAAGGCATTGTCAGGCACTGCAACGATAGCCTGATAAAGATACTCGGCCTGCCAAAGGAGGAGATAATCGGTTTCAATCTTATGACATCACTTCGGGATGAAAAGATGAAAGCTGCCTTTGAGTCGGTACTTTCAAAGAATTCAGGTTATTATGAGGGAGAGTACAGATCGACAACAGTTGACAAGACCACACCGATCAGGGCATGTTATAGTCCGAATATCTCGGAGGCAGGTTCGATAGTTGGTGGTATTGGGATAATCGAGGATATTACGGAACGTAAAAAAGCTGAGGAAGCCCTTAAGGAATATACTCAGGAACTGGCAAGGGCAAACGAGGAATTGAAATCCCTTGACCGAATGAAGGATGAGTTCCTTTCCAATGTAAGCCATGAACTGAACACTCCCATTGTTTCAATAAAAGGATATTCCACTCTTGTCTGTGACGGGACCCTCGGTGACATAAATGATAAACAAAAGGATGCCCTGATGGTTGTTCTACGCAATACCCAGAGGCTTATACATGTGGTCAATTCACTGCTGTACATCAGTATGATCCAGACCGGATCCTTAGAATGTCGGTTCGAGGATGTCAGCATTTCGGATATCATTGACAATGTTACGGATGATATGATGCCACTGATCAGGCAGAAGGGTCTTTCCCTTCAGAAAGATATTCCTGCCGATCTTCCTTCTGTAAGAGGGGACAGGGAAAAACTGGCACTTCTTTTCACAGACCTGCTGGACAATGCCATCAAGTTCAATGATCCTGACGGGCAGATCATACTTGAAGCAGAAGAGGAAAGACAGGAAGGGAAAGAAGAACAAGGTACTATCCACATAAGGATCACTGATACCGGCATCGGTATCCCTGAAGAACTTATTCCGAAGATCTTCCAGCGTTTCTACCAGGTAGATTCATCGGCCAAGCGTAAATATGGAGGAACCGGACTGGGTCTCTATGTCTCAAAGAGTATTGTAGATGAACATAAAGGCCGGATATGGATCGAGAGTGAAAAGGATGCTGGCACTACTGTTCATGTGATGTTGCCGGAGGCCTGA
- a CDS encoding ATP-binding protein codes for MATREKLKNAIVEWQERELPPLQERRYEVNIEAPHVNDIVGVRRCGKTYYMYQLISELLESGVPKSNILYLNLDDDRLQPLSGDELQLLIGTLREMQEISENDRLYLFLDEIQNFPSWERWIKGIYDRKENVKIVISGSNASLLSQDISRLLTGRHLSTSMFPFSFAEFLEYHSIDYDMKSLPYSEKRTDIKRKFNEYLKNGGFPETVFYPSVQHHELLQSYFDDIIYRDIISRYGIRNPVIFKDLALFCISNIAKPHTYNSLRRLFANYSSISTDTLITYLAYLQDAFLLFSVSHYDESLKQQLNKPRKLYCIDTGMITAVSFKLSSDIGRLYENMVFIRLLRSGSEIYYWQDQKGLEVDFVTKEGLEPTHLIQVCFDLSDPDTREREINGLLAGMKNFRMNEGIIITSDDFGEEIVEGKVVKYVPLWYWLLEQ; via the coding sequence GTGGCTACAAGGGAGAAACTGAAAAATGCCATTGTCGAATGGCAGGAAAGAGAATTACCGCCGTTGCAGGAACGCCGATATGAAGTGAATATCGAAGCACCGCATGTGAACGACATAGTAGGCGTAAGAAGGTGTGGCAAGACATACTACATGTACCAGTTGATATCAGAATTGCTTGAAAGCGGTGTTCCAAAAAGCAATATATTGTATCTCAATCTCGATGATGACAGGTTACAACCTTTGTCAGGGGATGAATTACAATTATTGATTGGTACTCTCAGGGAAATGCAGGAGATATCGGAAAATGACCGATTGTACTTGTTCCTGGATGAGATACAGAATTTTCCCTCATGGGAAAGGTGGATCAAAGGTATCTACGACAGGAAAGAGAATGTTAAGATAGTGATAAGCGGCTCGAATGCATCCCTGCTCTCGCAGGATATCTCAAGACTTCTCACAGGCAGGCATCTGAGCACAAGTATGTTCCCTTTCAGTTTTGCAGAATTCCTCGAATACCATTCCATAGATTACGATATGAAGTCCCTGCCGTATTCTGAGAAAAGAACAGATATCAAGCGTAAGTTCAACGAGTACCTTAAGAACGGCGGATTCCCCGAGACTGTATTCTACCCATCGGTTCAGCATCATGAGCTGTTACAGTCATATTTTGATGATATCATCTACAGGGATATCATTTCAAGATATGGCATACGCAATCCTGTGATATTCAAGGATCTGGCGCTTTTCTGTATATCGAACATTGCGAAGCCGCATACCTATAACTCTCTCAGAAGGTTGTTTGCCAACTACTCTTCAATAAGCACTGATACGCTGATAACTTACCTTGCATACCTTCAGGATGCCTTTTTGCTTTTCAGCGTCAGTCACTATGACGAGTCCCTGAAACAGCAACTGAACAAACCCCGGAAATTGTATTGTATTGATACAGGAATGATAACCGCAGTTTCTTTCAAACTCTCCTCCGATATCGGTAGATTGTATGAGAATATGGTTTTCATCCGGCTTCTGCGCTCCGGCAGCGAGATATACTACTGGCAGGACCAGAAAGGCCTCGAGGTTGATTTCGTAACAAAGGAAGGACTTGAACCAACCCATCTGATACAGGTATGCTTCGATCTCTCAGACCCGGATACGAGAGAGCGTGAGATTAACGGTCTACTCGCCGGGATGAAGAACTTCAGGATGAACGAGGGTATCATCATAACATCGGATGACTTTGGCGAGGAGATTGTTGAGGGTAAAGTAGTGAAGTATGTGCCGTTGTGGTATTGGTTGCTGGAACAATAG
- a CDS encoding type 1 glutamine amidotransferase family protein, which translates to MTKIAYLYVLDTMADWESGFLIAELNTGRAFRKDAEKYTVRTVGITKEPVVTMGGVRILPDTGIDELTTADAGVLILPGGDTWLEDIHNPLMEKVQEFLDAGILVAAICGATMGLARAGLLDNRPHTSNDLEFLKSVCPNYTGDKFYRHEDGILGGNIITASGIAPLEFTREVLKELDVLSPETLEAWYKLYATHESQYFYELMGSLGE; encoded by the coding sequence ATGACCAAAATAGCTTATCTTTACGTACTTGACACTATGGCTGATTGGGAATCAGGTTTCCTTATAGCTGAACTGAATACAGGTCGCGCTTTCCGGAAGGATGCTGAAAAGTATACTGTAAGAACAGTGGGCATCACAAAGGAACCTGTTGTCACCATGGGTGGGGTACGCATTCTTCCGGATACCGGCATCGATGAGCTGACAACTGCTGATGCAGGTGTACTTATCCTGCCGGGTGGTGATACATGGCTTGAGGATATTCATAACCCTCTGATGGAAAAGGTACAGGAATTCCTGGATGCCGGTATCCTCGTGGCAGCCATCTGCGGTGCAACGATGGGACTTGCCAGAGCAGGGCTACTTGATAACAGACCCCATACCAGCAATGATCTGGAATTCCTGAAGTCTGTCTGTCCGAACTACACAGGGGATAAGTTCTATCGTCATGAAGATGGCATCCTTGGTGGCAATATCATAACTGCTTCAGGAATCGCTCCGCTGGAATTCACACGTGAGGTTCTAAAAGAGCTTGATGTCCTTTCTCCTGAGACGCTTGAGGCATGGTATAAGCTGTATGCCACGCACGAGTCACAGTACTTCTATGAGTTGATGGGGTCACTGGGAGAATGA
- a CDS encoding cache domain-containing protein: MGYLKIILTVLLTTVLLMTAIGCVEPDGSSICTVEDEANKTSGEQMESPTLEEYAISQVNAAIDLMDEKGELAFPELRESDSKWFHNDSYIFIWKTDGIRIVYPPDVSGEGQNMTELEDFNGKPIGRIFIETALSEESEGWVDYYWPKPGETEPSLKNTFIKRVDIGNETYLVGSGFYVDE, translated from the coding sequence ATGGGTTATCTGAAGATCATACTTACTGTGCTGTTAACGACCGTACTACTAATGACAGCTATCGGCTGTGTGGAACCGGATGGTTCGTCCATTTGCACAGTGGAAGATGAGGCAAATAAAACCTCAGGAGAACAGATGGAATCACCCACGCTGGAAGAATATGCCATATCACAGGTCAATGCCGCTATCGACCTGATGGATGAAAAAGGAGAGCTTGCATTCCCTGAGCTCAGGGAGAGCGACAGCAAATGGTTCCATAACGACTCCTACATATTTATATGGAAGACCGACGGGATACGTATTGTGTATCCTCCCGATGTTAGTGGCGAAGGCCAGAATATGACAGAACTTGAGGATTTCAACGGTAAACCTATAGGCAGAATCTTTATCGAGACCGCTCTTAGTGAGGAAAGTGAGGGATGGGTGGACTACTACTGGCCAAAGCCCGGCGAGACTGAACCATCACTGAAGAATACTTTCATCAAGAGAGTCGATATCGGCAATGAGACGTATCTTGTGGGTTCCGGGTTCTATGTGGATGAGTGA
- a CDS encoding cohesin domain-containing protein: MRKILVLIGLLFLTSFASASTVTVSVSDVSGGSGATVEVPIDLTDATDIGSMDIRMSYDGDVLQAMGVDTGELGGNAYIESNTASDGVVFIALADASGISGTGTVAVVSFEVLGDTGSTSSLALEDVSVHDIERVEVITTTEDGTFSVTDEAKGAGYASASLLAAGAILMALFFIKRRR; this comes from the coding sequence ATGAGAAAGATTTTGGTACTTATTGGATTGTTGTTCCTGACCTCATTTGCTTCGGCGAGTACTGTGACGGTCAGTGTTAGTGATGTATCAGGAGGTAGCGGAGCAACTGTAGAGGTCCCTATCGATCTGACAGATGCAACGGATATCGGAAGTATGGACATTCGTATGAGCTATGATGGTGATGTTTTGCAGGCTATGGGTGTCGATACAGGTGAACTCGGAGGAAATGCGTATATCGAGTCAAACACAGCTTCTGATGGTGTGGTCTTCATAGCATTGGCGGATGCATCAGGGATCAGTGGTACTGGTACTGTTGCTGTTGTGTCTTTTGAGGTGCTTGGTGATACCGGTTCAACAAGTTCTCTGGCGCTAGAGGATGTTTCAGTACATGATATTGAAAGGGTGGAAGTTATTACAACAACCGAGGATGGAACCTTCAGTGTTACTGATGAGGCAAAAGGTGCTGGCTATGCGTCTGCATCCCTGCTTGCTGCAGGCGCGATTCTAATGGCTCTGTTCTTTATTAAGAGACGCAGGTAA